In Neptuniibacter halophilus, the genomic stretch GATAAGATTATTGCCAGTGCCGACCTGCAGTCCGGTGCGCTGGTAAGGCCTTTCTCTGAGCGTGTGCACTCGCTGGGTAACTACTATCTGGTCGCCGAAAAACGTAAAAAAGCGGATGCTAAAATTCAGTTGTTTACTGACTGGCTCATGCAGCAATTACACGATTTATAGCCCCAGACAGACCCCAAAGCCCAATCATAAAACTCTATTAAAATCATATAGCTAGTAAATATCGTTGAATATTTCTTAACGATTAACCCGTCTATTTTCAATAGACGCTCCTCCCCCCCGCTGTTTAGTTTGAATTGCACACAACCTGTTCAACTCAAACAACAAGAAGCAGAGAACTATGGCACGAACACTCAAGACAACTCCACGTCAGGACGGCTTTCGCATGCCGGGCGAATTTGAACCCAAAAAAGGCTGCTGGCTGGGCTGGCCTGAACGCCCGGATGTATGGCGCAACGGTGCCAAACCAGCGCAGAAAGTCTGGGTGGAGGTCTGCCGGATTATCGCCCGGAGCGAGCCCGTAACAGTGTGCGCCTCCGCCGCACAGTATGAAAATGCGCGCAGCATGCTGCCACCGGGAGTCCGGGTCGTGGAGATGTCGACTAACGATTCCTGGCTGCGCGATTCCGGCTGCGCCTTTCTGGTTAATGATCAGGGCGATGTACGTGGCACCGACTGGACCTTTAACGCTTACGGCGGACTCGATGGCGGGCTCTACTTCCCCTGGGATGCAGACGACAAAATTGCACAAAAAATGCTGGAGATTGAAAACCTCGACCGCTACCGCGCCCCCCTGATCGCCGAGATGGGCGGTATCCAGTGCGACGGTCAGGGTACCGTGCTGACCACCGAGCAGTGCCTGCTCAACCCAAACCGTAACGCGCATCTGGGCAAAGCCGAGGTAGAACGGCTGCTGTGCGAATACATGGGTGCCGAGAAGGTGATCTGGCTGCCACGGGGCTGCAAGTTCGATGAAACCGACGGTCATATTGATGACCTGGCCTGCTGGGTTGCGCCCGGCGAGCTACTGCTGCAGTGGACCGACGATGAAACCGATCCGCAGTACGAGATCTATCAGGAAGCCTACGCGATCCTCAAAAACAGTACCGATGCGAAAGGCCGTATGATCAACATCCACAAACTCCCCCAGCCGAAAGCGCTGGTATGGAGCGATGAAGAAGCCGAAGGGCTGGATCAGATCGCCGGTACCCATGTCCGTGAGGCGGGCACCAGAATCTGCGCCTCCTACATCAACTATTACGTTGGTAACAAAGTACTGCTGGTGCCGAGTTACGACGACCCGATGGATGAACCGGCACAACAGATACTGCGTGAACTGTTCCCTGAACACGAAGTGGTCGGCCTGAAAAACGCCCGGGAGATCCTGCTCGGTGGCGGCAACGTCGCCTGCATCACCCAGCCTCAATACGCTGGCCCCGCGAAGTAACCGCTTACCCCATCGGCAAAGACGGAGAAAAACAGATGAAAAAAGCATGCCACCAACTTTTGCTGGGTTGCACATTGCTCACCCCGCTGGCTCATGCAACCGAAAACCAAACCCTGAATATCTACAACTGGTCCGATTACATCACCGATGAAGCGATTGAGCACTTTGAGGCCCGCACCGGTATCAAGGTCAACTACGATGTTTACGACTCGCAGGAGATGGCAGAAACCAAAGTCTTACTCGGCGACAGCGGCTACGATCTGGTCGTTGCATCCGGCGCCTTCCTGCAACGCCAGATACAGGCGGGTGCCTTCCAGCCACTGGATAAAAGTCGCCTGAAAAACTATGCCAATCTGGATCCTAAAGTCCTTGAGATTGTGGCCAGCTACGACCCGGAAAATCAGCACGCCATCCCTTATATGTGGGGAACCACCGGCATCGGCTACAACGTTGCTCAGGCTAACAGGATACTCGGAGACACCACGCCTGACAGTTGGAAAACCCTATTTGAGCCGGAGGTCATCAGCCAGTTCGCTGAATGTGGCGTCGCGATTGTCGATGCCCCCACTGAAGTCAGCGCCGCCCTGCTGAAGTACCTTGGCAAAGACCCGAACTCAGAGTCCCGCGAAGACCTTAAACAGGTAGAGGAAAAGCTCAGAGCCATCCGCCCTTATGTGCAGTACTTTGACAGCTCCCGCTATATCAACGATCTGGCCAATGGCGAGATCTGTCTGGCACTGGGCTGGAGTGGCGATGTATTCACCGCCAGCCTGCGTGCTGCCGAAGCTGACAACGGTATTCAGGTGGATTACGTAATTCCCAAAGAGGGCGCACAGGGCTGGGCGGATACGTTCAATCTGGTCGCGGACTCCGGCAATGCCGAGGCAGCCTATGCCTTCCTCGACTACCTGATGGAGCCCGAGGTAATCGCCGGAATCAGCGACTATATCTGGTATGCCAACGCCAATCAGGCAGCGACACCGCTGGTCAATCCCGAGATCACCGGTCACCCCGGTATCTACCCGACTGCCGAAACCCATAAAAACCTGTTCGGCGACCGCGACCGCAGCGCCAAGTACAAACGCATGCTGACCCGTATGTGGACCCGAATCAAAACCGACAAATAATCCCTCCGGGGGAGATCACCCTACTCCCCCGGCGCTGTATAGAAAGGTATAACCCATGAGCAATACGGTTAAGTTTGCCACGGTGCAATTAGCCATCGACTGGCAGCAGGACAAAACGCTGAAAAAAATAACCGCCGCAATCCGTGAAGCGGCTAAGGAAGGCGCGCAGGTAATTGTTCTGCAGGAGCTGTTCCTTACCCCCTACTTCTGTAAAAAGCAGGAAGCGAAATATTTTGAGCTGGCTCAGCCACTGCAAGGCCACCCGGTAATCGCCCAACTCAGTGAACTGGCCGCAGAACTCAAGGTGGTGCTGCCGGTCAGCTACTTTGAGAAAGACGGTAACACCTTCTTTAACTCGCTGGTGATGATCGACGCCGACGGCAGCGTGCTGGATAACTACCGAAAATCCCACATCCCGGACGGCCCCGGCTACAGCGAAAAGTTCTACTTCAGCCCCGGCGATACCGGCTTTAAAGTCTGGAAAACCGCCTATGGTACCTTCGGCGCCGGCATCTGCTGGGACCAGTGGTTCCCGGAACTGGCACGCAGCATGGCACTGGCCGGTGCCGAAGCGATCTTCTACCCCACCGCCATCGGCTCCGAACCACAGGACCCGACGCTGGACTCCCGCGACCACTGGCAGCGCACCATGCAAGGCCACTCTGCCGCCAATCTGGTACCGGTCATCGCCGCCAACCGCACCGGCATCGAAACCGATGACGGTATCAGCACCACCTTTTACGGCTCCTCCTTCATCACCGACCACACCGGCAAAAAACTCGCCGAAGCACCGCGCGATGAGGAAACCATCATCTACGCCGAACTGGATCTGAACGCCTGCGCCAAAGCCCGCCATAGCTGGGGCCTGTTCCGCGACCGCCGCCCCGACCTCTATCAGCGGGTATTGCAGTTGAGCTAATCCCGCGCATAAAAAAACGCCCCTGGATTGGGGCGTTTTTTTTGTATCTGGATCGGGCAGGGGATCATTCGATATTCTGGATCTGCTCGCGCATCTGTTCGATCAGGACTTTCAGTTCTACCGCGCACTGGGTGGTGCTGGCGACGATCGATTTGGATGAGAGGGTGTTGGCTTCGCGGTTGAGTTCCTGCATCAGGAAGTCTAGGCGGCGGCCGATCGGGCCTTTCTGTTTGAGTACGCGGCGAACCTCCTGCACATGGGTGTCGAGGCGATCCATCTCTTCATCGACATCGGCTTTCTGAGCCAGCAGGGCGATCTCCTGTTCCAGACGCGACTCGTCCAGTTCCTGTTTCAGCTCGGCCAGACGCTGTTGCAGGTTGTTGCGCTGGTTTTCCAGAATCTGCGGCATTTTGCTCCGCACTTCGGCGACGATTTCGCTGATGGAGTCGAGGCGCTGGTTGATCAGGCCGGAAAGCTCCACACCTTCGCGACTACGACCTTCGATGAGGTCATCCAGTGCTTTATCAAACAGGGCACGGGCTGAATTTTTCACCAGCTCCATATCCAGTTTTACATCCTGCAACACGCCCGGCCAGCGCATCAGCTCCAGAGGGTCGACCGGTTGATGTGCTGCGAGCATGCCCTGCAGGGTTTCTGCGGCATGAATCACTTCGCGGGCGTAGTCTTCATTCACTACCAGTTGCTGAACTTTGGCTTCCGGGTTGAAGCGCAGGGTGCACTCCACTTTGCCACGGCTCAGGGTTTTACGCAGTTTTTCACGCAGGCTTCCTTCCAGCTCCTTGAGGTTTTCCGGCAGACGCATATGCGGCTCGAGGTAGCGATGATTGACGGAACGGATCTCCCAGCTCAGGGAGCCCCAGTCGTGTTCCGCTTCCTGGCGGGCAAATGCTGTCATGCTGCGTGTCATATGGTCCGATCTCTATTAAAATACTCAACATTCTGAATTGTACCAGTCTCTCCCGGTTGTGCCATGCCGGGTCAGACCTGAATTATTGATAAAGGACAGGCATGAGTTCATCTATCTCAGAACAGCTGCAAAACCTCGGTATTAAAAAGCACCGCCCAA encodes the following:
- a CDS encoding polyamine ABC transporter substrate-binding protein encodes the protein MKKACHQLLLGCTLLTPLAHATENQTLNIYNWSDYITDEAIEHFEARTGIKVNYDVYDSQEMAETKVLLGDSGYDLVVASGAFLQRQIQAGAFQPLDKSRLKNYANLDPKVLEIVASYDPENQHAIPYMWGTTGIGYNVAQANRILGDTTPDSWKTLFEPEVISQFAECGVAIVDAPTEVSAALLKYLGKDPNSESREDLKQVEEKLRAIRPYVQYFDSSRYINDLANGEICLALGWSGDVFTASLRAAEADNGIQVDYVIPKEGAQGWADTFNLVADSGNAEAAYAFLDYLMEPEVIAGISDYIWYANANQAATPLVNPEITGHPGIYPTAETHKNLFGDRDRSAKYKRMLTRMWTRIKTDK
- the aguA gene encoding agmatine deiminase, with the translated sequence MARTLKTTPRQDGFRMPGEFEPKKGCWLGWPERPDVWRNGAKPAQKVWVEVCRIIARSEPVTVCASAAQYENARSMLPPGVRVVEMSTNDSWLRDSGCAFLVNDQGDVRGTDWTFNAYGGLDGGLYFPWDADDKIAQKMLEIENLDRYRAPLIAEMGGIQCDGQGTVLTTEQCLLNPNRNAHLGKAEVERLLCEYMGAEKVIWLPRGCKFDETDGHIDDLACWVAPGELLLQWTDDETDPQYEIYQEAYAILKNSTDAKGRMINIHKLPQPKALVWSDEEAEGLDQIAGTHVREAGTRICASYINYYVGNKVLLVPSYDDPMDEPAQQILRELFPEHEVVGLKNAREILLGGGNVACITQPQYAGPAK
- the aguB gene encoding N-carbamoylputrescine amidase — its product is MSNTVKFATVQLAIDWQQDKTLKKITAAIREAAKEGAQVIVLQELFLTPYFCKKQEAKYFELAQPLQGHPVIAQLSELAAELKVVLPVSYFEKDGNTFFNSLVMIDADGSVLDNYRKSHIPDGPGYSEKFYFSPGDTGFKVWKTAYGTFGAGICWDQWFPELARSMALAGAEAIFYPTAIGSEPQDPTLDSRDHWQRTMQGHSAANLVPVIAANRTGIETDDGISTTFYGSSFITDHTGKKLAEAPRDEETIIYAELDLNACAKARHSWGLFRDRRPDLYQRVLQLS
- a CDS encoding YicC/YloC family endoribonuclease, with the protein product MTRSMTAFARQEAEHDWGSLSWEIRSVNHRYLEPHMRLPENLKELEGSLREKLRKTLSRGKVECTLRFNPEAKVQQLVVNEDYAREVIHAAETLQGMLAAHQPVDPLELMRWPGVLQDVKLDMELVKNSARALFDKALDDLIEGRSREGVELSGLINQRLDSISEIVAEVRSKMPQILENQRNNLQQRLAELKQELDESRLEQEIALLAQKADVDEEMDRLDTHVQEVRRVLKQKGPIGRRLDFLMQELNREANTLSSKSIVASTTQCAVELKVLIEQMREQIQNIE